A region of the Melanotaenia boesemani isolate fMelBoe1 chromosome 6, fMelBoe1.pri, whole genome shotgun sequence genome:
AATTTTTTAAGCAGATTTGCATGCAGGGTGTGAAAACACAAGGGTTGACTTTtacaaaaagcaacaacaaatcAACTGACTAAACTAAGCTAGCTAACATTTAGCTAGCTAACATTTAGCTAGCTGGAACAAAAGCGATACGGCTAAAGCTAACAGAAAATTGTGTAATCAGGTACCACCAACTGTTATCCATTCGGGTttatgtttcttgtgtttttttcccatgTCTTCGTCTTTGCAGTTGAAGTTTTGTGTTTACTCCAGTTGCGCTACAACTGTTCGCTGACTGCAAATAGCTAACAGTTAGCACCAAGAAGAACAAGGAGACGGATGTGAAATCTAATAACCAGTGTTGTATTTCCGGTGTATAAAATCAGCGCGCTGAATTTGACTGCCTCGGGTTTCTGACAGCACGGTGCACTGTCGATAGGCTCCAggattttgtctatttttaagtTGGCAGTTTTGCTTAGTAAATGCTACAAGGTatgctttacatttttatggagCTAGTGATAGGTTTTATTCAAACTTATCTGCTGCTAACAGTTTTGATAGCGCAGCTAAGGTTAGCCACTTAGCAAGTAAAGATGTGTGACTTTAGCGAAACATACACGGGGAGCTCTGTATCTGACAAACACTGTTGTTTAATTTGACACAGCTCTACAAGAATGGAAGATGACAGAATGGATGTGGTAAACCAACACATTATCAATGTGGAAGTCCACGTTAAATCCACCAGGTGGGTTCATGGTGTAAGTTGCCATTAGGTGTAGACAGATTTTCTTGTTTACTGTCTGATTCCATCTTTTTTCGTATTTCAGCACAGTTAAACTGACTGACGTGCAGACTCATGTTCAGACTCTACTGAATCGCCACAGCACGGTTTTTGGAAACTTCAGATGGACAGAGTTTGACGAGGACTTCCTGCGGAAGAATGTGGAATCTGTAGCTATAGTTGATCTCGAGGAAATGATAACACAGGTCTGTTTATTTCAATGCTATTAAGACttatattaagatttttttatgtaatagcAATTTTTATTCAAAAGGGAATTGCATAGAATCATTGTCTTTAATGGTTTGTTTAATCTCTGTTTCCGATTTAGCCCATTGATTTAAAGAGCTGCTCAGTCTCTATTCACATGTTCATCCTGAATGAGGATGGACCCAGCATGCTCAGTttggaggaagatgaggagctTTCAGCAGCTAACCACTGGCTGCTGCCAGCAGGTGATACTGAATATTGTGGATatggagaataaaaaaaataactacaaGAAAAGTATCCATGACTGCAACTGGCATTTAGATCATCCaactaatttatatatttatacactaatttatttgaaaacattctatcttttgtttttcaatcaatgtatttttatagtatttatacatttaaaccTTCATttctacatgtatttatttctgtatttctttgctttatggTAAAGAGATGTGCATTTCTAACCTAGCTCTAAGGTAGGATTGGGTGCCACTATGAAAAGCTGTGTGGAATACACAGATGGAGTAGTTTAAGATGTTTCTCTCAGACTTTCGTCACTTAATGCTGGTGTGAAAACATAGAGTTTTGTGAATTCATGTAAATCCAGCATGAGCAAAACCTATCTCCCTATTATTTAACtctggaaaacattttaagcttgcaaataacatttatttcacTGTTGCACAGGAGATCAAAGCATGTCAATTAAATGTTCCGTCTTTTCTtgcatatattttattataaactgCGTATTTATcagcattttaaaatcctttacATCATGAAGAACTTATATTTAATCTTTTGCTCATTTGATCATATCTGAATGGTCCCCTTGAAAACTTTCATCTTTTTTTGACAGCTGAATTCCATGGGATCTGGGAAAGTCTAGTATATGAGACTGGTGTCAAAACTAAGGTAATTAGCTGAAGCTTAGGACAGAGAGCAAATCATTACATAACTATACCATCATACAATTTGACTTGACATTGTTGACTTTTTCCTTCAGCTCCTGGATTATGTCACAACAACAATATACTTTTCAGATAAAAATGTGGACAGCAACCTCATTTCATGGAATCGAGTCGTGCTGCTTCATGGTAAATTAGTTGGTGCTattgagattgtttcagataatatgtgtaaaataactgattcatctgttttcatctgtgcaCATCCAGGACCTCCCGGCACAGGGAAAACATCACTCTGCAAAGCTCTTGCCCAGAAACTGTCAGTCAGACTTTCACGTCGGTAAGACAACTGTCATCTCAGTAAAAAGCCTTCAGCTGTGACTAAACCTGCTCTTTTCATTTCAAAACCCTCTCATCTCCCTGCAGGTATTCATATGGCCAATTCGTGGAGATAAATAGTCACAGCTTATTCTCAAAGTGGTTTTCAGAGGTGCACCTGGCTTTTGTGTGAAATGCTTGATTCTATTaaatgttggtttgttttttttaagagagtACTGATATTATTTTTAAGCTAATAATGCATCTTTGTTACAGAGTGGGAAGCTGGTCACAAAGATGTTTCAAAAGATTCAGCAACTGATTGATGACAAAGACACACTTGTGTTTGTTCTGATTGATGAGGTAAGATTTACTTCATGGGACACAACCTAAAACTAGATTTCTAAAgggcatttttgtttgttttcatattcaTTGGCACAACACAGACTTTCCTATCCACCCACTGTCATGCTGGGATTGAAACAGCTGTTATGGATCTGTTTTGTGATGAATAGGTGGAGAGTCTAACGGCAGCAAGGAATGCCTGCCAGGCGGGAACCGAACCTTCCGACGCCATACGAGTTGTGAACTCTGTCCTCACACAGCTGGACCAGATCAAACggttgaagaaaaaaagtcacattttcatttaagttATATGAAACACAACACCTGAGATTCCCTTAACACTTTTGTTCATATACATATTTGCTTTGGGAAATTTTTGGTCTGACTTTTTAGACATTCCAATGTAGTGATCCTGACAACCTCCAACGTGACGGAAAAGATTGACTTGGCATTTGTGGACAGAGCTGACATCAAGCAGTACATCGGACCCCCATCTGAGAAAGGCATCTATAACATCTACCTCTCCTGCCTTGAGGAGCTGATGAAGGTGATTATGCAGTTAAGCAGGGGTATTTTAGTTACCCATTTATTATCCAAAGTACACtgattttaatgtgtgtttctaAACTTTGGGACACATTTACCTCTTTCTGAACCAAGATGGTATGGCAGCCATGAGGTTTAAATAGACTATAAAATAGATGGATATGATGTAGTAACTCGACATCTTGAGTCTTTTAAAATGTCAAGTTAGCCACAGAAACTATATTGAGTAGTTTGCCTGTCACATCACATAGCTTCCCCAAGTGCACATCTTTCATATCTTTTACAGTCATGACTGTAATTCCCATTGTCAATTACAGTGTATAACAAGTAAAACTAACACTTCAGACCACATAATTATCACAGAAGTGTTTACAGAGCTCACAGCTCGGGTGACAAGAAGGCGTTTCCTTAGACATTTACATCAGCACACTTCCTTTTGCTATGTTGGCATCATTAACATTAGAAAGAATGCAGGTTTCCACACtggtttaactttttaaaggtAGGTGTTTCCTTCAGCGACAGTCTGATTCAAATATTCTTTGTTCATGTACTCAAATTTTTCCCCTTATGTTTCCTTGAGGCCactggtttttgtgtgtttttaataactGAACtacagctaaatagttctttggaTCACAGAGGAACAATAATTACATCCGTGAAAACATTTCCACCAgactaaacagaaaacagcattaaaaaatcaacaaagagaaccagagtttttttttttttttttttttttaactgcaaaaTTAAGTCTACTGTCattatgtgtttaaaaatgtaataaggAGCAGTGTAATCCAATAACAGTGTTTTACATCTGTCTGTCATGATCTTGTAATGTGTGCAGTGCCAGATCATCTACCCGCGGCAGCAGTTATTCACCATGTACGAGCTGGAAACTATGGGCTTTACAAAGAGTGAGGTGTCGGAACACAGTCTGAATCTGAGAAACATTGCTATGTGAGTACACAGTTCAGTGATGAATAGGCCCTGATTCTCTGCATCTCTGCACATCAGAACATGGGCTGACAGTGAGAGCTAAAAGTGCAAGAagctaatgttgtttttttccagaaaaagcAAAGGTCTGAGCGGAAGAGCTCTCAGGAAGCTACCATTTCTTGCCCATGcactctttgtaaaggtaaaaTTAAATTGTAGTTTAGCAGAATAAACTAAAGaagtattgtttttaaatgtagtttgtttttctgcagacaCCAACAGTAACTCTTGAACTCTTTCTGGAGGCCATGAGCAGAGCGGTGGATaaacagagggaggagaaggcaAATCTGGTCAACGGTGTCTGAACTTATGAGTTTTCAAGGGCTGACCCTTGACTGTTTGTAACTGTATATCTTACCaaacaggttttatttcttttgtttaagctTAATACATTAATTTGATAGTTCATTAAATATTAGTGCCATAGATACTGTTTTAACAAATATACGTAACAGGAAATGAATTAATTTTGTTGGTGCTAACATCTTAAAAGACCAATACGATGTCTGTCAGTGCAGAACGTTCTGTTCAAGATGTTCCTGATGCTTGAATATTCTCTGCACTAATTAACTCTTAATTTGGtcatcattttctcttttgatgttttatattaaactttattaaacacAGCTTTAACCTTAACAATGCCAGTGTTTTTGTCTAAAGggatccttttttaaaaaaaacatggtttgcACGccttatttgttattatttgctCAAAGTGGCATCAGTGCAAAGACATGCTGTAAGTTCAGTCAGGTGTTTTGTTGGACGTATCTCATTTAAAGTGGTTGCAGATCATTTATTGAACAGAAATAGGCCATTAAAAATGTAGGAAATGTTTGCAAAGTTTGTTATGGAAGAATAACTGTTTAATTCCTGTTGTTTTCGATAGATGTCGCTCATTATATAgcttaagattaaaaaaatctttcccCATAAATATGccattgttttgtctttttcagggACATAATTTTTAAATTCATCATCACTTCTGTATTTATGGATTCATATGTTCATTACATGTCCGTATATAATACTGTAATAAATGGTTGTTCTGctggaatgtgtgtgtttttttaattgctaCAGTAGAAGTAGCTGCATTTTGGAGATTTTATCACCCTGAAGCCACCACTTGGAGGTGCACAGACGCTGCCATGCACAGCTACACACAACGACTGGTTttcattattgtattttatgagTTACATGATAATTACAGTAAGGGCGATAAGTCAAAACgccaacaacaataaaaacagattgcAGTTAAGCTTGAGCCCATCTCGTGTAATCTGTTTAAACCTTGGTTGTTTTTCAACAAAAAGCACTATGCTGGGTTTAACTTAGTTTAAAGATATGAAGCTACTACACAAGTTCTTTATGATTTAGGTCTTTATAAGGGCTTCAAAGTGATATGTGATTATATAAAGCCTGGTGGTGAGCGATGGGCAGTTGAAAGATGACCGTTTGAAATGTATCAGTCTTATGCACAGTTTACATGAACAGATCAGTTGCCCCATTGTTCATGTGAACATGTTTTGCATTCTGTGAATGCTCTGATGCTTTGCATGTGAGCTGCTGGGTTCAAACAATGTGCCCTTTGTTTGTTGTTGGCAATGCTTTTTCATTCCACTTCAAAGGTGGATCCCGTGGGCTGTTCCTGAATGTAAAAGGAAAGCAAACATTGAATTCATCTTTATTCACACACTTCAGATACACTCAGCCATACCACTCATCTCTCTGAATGACTTTGGGTGATTTGTTTAGCTTGTTAAGTGTTGTATTGGTGTATTAGATTTTACTGTCACAAGTCTCATTAAGATAAACCAAATTCCCAACAGTTTTTCCCCTCATACAAAGAGTGGATTTAATTCACACATAACCACTGTTTTTGTGAATTATTCCTTGAATGCCAGCAGTGTCTTTTACACTAAATTGATGGCGCCCACTGTTTCCATTTATTAAAGAGTtgggttttttgtgtgtgtttgttttttgttggtttttttttcttcttcttttttgtacaaGATAAATTGCACAATGAGGCTTGGCTTTTATCTGATCAATAATCACAAAgtggagagaaaaggagagcTGTAGGaacagcatggtaaataaaacCATAATTGCTCTGTCTGCAGGCCTTTTTCTTTAGTCTGTAGTCTGTCCAAAAAGCAGGCAGCTGTTAAAAGGCAATCAAGTCAGAGTAGGAAGAAAAGTCAAAAGCCTCATTGTTGCAGGATTTTATCACAGTTTCAAGAAgctttaaaatgtcagaaaactccaaacaaaacaaacagtctgatgtttatCCTTTCAACCCTCGTTTAGGTACATTGCCGAAAGCAATGGAATATCCTTGCATGTGCCAGTGGTGTTTCAAATGAAGAATGGATTAACTTACATACTTATAGGTATGCTAGGAGGTAACTGAGCAGAGgtgcaaacaaaaaagcaaactatCACTCATTTCTCTGCGTTTTCAAGTGGTTATAGTCCACATTGTTGGCTTCAAAGCTTCATACTGCATTGATTAAACCAAGTTTAATAATACCCTTCACTTTTGCTGGCATAATGATCCACATCTTctgcacaaaaacataaaaagagccTGTAAAATGTAGGCTGTCTGGTTTTTTTCCAATTCTTCAGCTACACAAAGACCTTTGATCATAAACCATTACTTGTATGAACATTGCCCCTCAAAGACCACCACACTGATCTGTTTGTTTCCAGTCCACCATCTCCTGTCAGACATTGATGTTTCTTAAGTTTGTTGTTATTTCGGTATCCTATATGTTTGTCAGCCATTTAAGCAGGATGTTACAAGGTGgtgaagaaagagacagaatcTCAGGAGTCAAGCTGCATAAAGAAATTGGGATAATTAGGCACAGCAAGTAGGATCAAAGACATCTGCAATGAATGAGCCATGCAAATGTCTGCTCATCCTGTCAACCAGACAGTGATCTAAAGAGTGCTGTGTTTGTGAGGAGTCATATAGCAGAGAAAATGAAGGGACAAAGAAGGCGTTTTAATAGAAATCCATATTCAACAACGTATGGTTGTGTAACTGGGACATTGTTGTGCTTAATATTACCTCCATCACACAAATTTACACGAGGATTCAGCAGCACAGGTAATATATATGTAATTAAGCAGAGAGCTCAACTGGTTAAGGAAGAAAAATGAACGATTAAAGACATTTCTTACATGACAACAGTggtgaaaaaaaatagtttatgcCAGCTCTTGATAACATGCAAAGATAACATCGCACCTGAAATAGAACAGGAgcacttttttttcaaagcacTAATGACACATTCATTGTTGATCCTAAGCCTGGCATGAGTTGTGAAACTAGGCCCtgccaaagaaaacaaactagaAAAATGCAGAATAGCTTTTCATGTTTGATGAAAGTAAAACCGTCTTTCCTTGTTCAGGTCAATAAACATATAACATTTGATGTGTATGTACCAAAAACCAGAAATTAG
Encoded here:
- the trip13 gene encoding pachytene checkpoint protein 2 homolog; the encoded protein is MEDDRMDVVNQHIINVEVHVKSTSTVKLTDVQTHVQTLLNRHSTVFGNFRWTEFDEDFLRKNVESVAIVDLEEMITQPIDLKSCSVSIHMFILNEDGPSMLSLEEDEELSAANHWLLPAAEFHGIWESLVYETGVKTKLLDYVTTTIYFSDKNVDSNLISWNRVVLLHGPPGTGKTSLCKALAQKLSVRLSRRYSYGQFVEINSHSLFSKWFSESGKLVTKMFQKIQQLIDDKDTLVFVLIDEVESLTAARNACQAGTEPSDAIRVVNSVLTQLDQIKRHSNVVILTTSNVTEKIDLAFVDRADIKQYIGPPSEKGIYNIYLSCLEELMKCQIIYPRQQLFTMYELETMGFTKSEVSEHSLNLRNIAIKSKGLSGRALRKLPFLAHALFVKTPTVTLELFLEAMSRAVDKQREEKANLVNGV